From Diospyros lotus cultivar Yz01 chromosome 4, ASM1463336v1, whole genome shotgun sequence, a single genomic window includes:
- the LOC127798720 gene encoding protein SET DOMAIN GROUP 40: MEEEERSLESFLKWAAKLGISDSASKNRQSSSSCLDQTLCVSHFPGDGGRGLAAARDLRQGDLILRVPKSALFTSQSRLKDEALSLAVNNHPSLSSTQILSVCLLYEVGKGKRSCWYPYLIQLPRSYDILASFGQFETQALQVSDAVWAAEKAISKAEFDWKQAIALMKGLDLKHHLLTFRAWLWAAATISSRTLHVPWDDAGCLCPVGDLFNYAAPGEEALDSEDVFEFEESSSSGTGSNLKLKISSNEDTTTEQFLLEQTDANLLRLTDGSYEEDVFAYCFYARRNYKKGEQVLLSYGTFTNLELLEHYGFLLDRNPNDKAFIPLEPEIYSLCSWPKGSLYIHQEGKPSFALLSALRLWVTPLNQRRSVGHLIYSGSQLSAENEITVMEWLANNCQVILKNFSTSIEEDKLLLCTIDRMQNCGTPMDLETILSTVGGEARTFLETKGLTDGESRVKLFQSRQIWRCVDRWKLAVQWRLGYKTILANGISYCNKVISQFPSKHSQSIITTTHHSK, translated from the exons atggaagaagaagagcgAAGCTTAGAAAGCTTCCTGAAATGGGCGGCGAAGCTCGGGATCTCAGACTCTGCGTCAAAAAACCGCCAAAGCTCTTCGTCCTGTCTGGACCAAACTCTCTGCGTCTCACATTTCCCTGGCGACGGCGGCAGAGGATTGGCAGCCGCGCGTGATCTTCGGCAGGGCGACCTAATTCTCAGAGTCCCAAAATCCGCCCTGTTTACCAGCCAAAGCCGACTCAAAGATGAAGCGCTCTCTCTTGCTGTAAATAACCACCCGTCTCTCTCCTCCACTCAG ATATTGTCTGTCTGTCTGTTATATGAAGTGGGAAAGGGAAAGAGATCTTGCTGGTATCCTTACCTAATACAGTTGCCCAGGAGCTACGACATATTAGCAAGTTTTGGTCAATTTGAGACACAAGCCTTGCAA gtGAGTGATGCTGTTTGGGCTGCTGAAAAGGCTATTTCCAAAGCAGAATTTGACTGGAAGCAAGCTATTGCGCTTATGAAAGGACTTGACTTAAAGCATCATCTCCTAACTTTTAGGGCATGGCTTTGGGCTGCTGCAACT ATATCCTCCCGAACATTGCACGTACCATGGGATGATGCTGGTTGTTTATGCCCTGTGGGGGACTTGTTCAACTATGCTGCACCTGGGGAGGAGGCCTTAGATTCTGAAGATGTCTTTGAATTTGAGGAATCAAGCAGTTCAGGAACTGGCTCtaacttgaaattaaaaatttcaagtaaTGAAGACACCACCACAGAACAATTTCTTCTGGAGCAGACTGATGCAAATTTGCTGAGGTTAACAGACGGCAGTTATGAGGAAGATGTCTTTGCTTATTGCTTCTATGCCAGAAGAAACTACAAAAAGGGTGAGCAG GTACTCCTAAGCTATGGGACATTCACGAATTTGGAGCTTCTTGAACATTATGGGTTTCTTTTAGATCGAAACCCTAATGACAAGGCCTTTATTCCCTTAGAACCTGAAATTTATTCCTTGTGTTCATGGCCCAAGGGCTCACTGTACATTCACCAAGAAGGGAAGCCGTCCTTTGCCCTACTCTCTGCCCTGCGGCTGTGGGTAACCCCTCTGAACCAGAGGCGGTCCGTTGGGCACCTCATCTATTCAGGATCTCAGCTATCAGCAGAGAATGAGATAACTGTAATGGAATGGTTGGCCAATAACTGCCAAGttattttgaagaatttttcGACATCAATTGAGGAAGACAAGTTACTGCTCTGCACAATTGACAGAATGCAAAATTGTGGTACTCCAATGGATCTGGAGACCATCCTATCAACTGTTGGTGGTGAGGCTCGTACTTTCTTAGAGACGAAGGGACTGACAGATGGAGAAAGTCGGGTAAAGTTATTCCAGTCAAGGCAGATTTGGAGATGTGTGGATAGATGGAAATTGGCAGTTCAGTGGAGACTTGGATACAAGACAATCCTAGCCAATGGCATTTCTTATTGTAATAAGGTAATCAGTCAATTTCCTTCTAAACATTCCCAATCCATAATAACCACAACTCATCATTCAAAATGA